The window GCCAATAACCTGAAGACCAAATGCAGGCACCTTGCTATCAAAATAGAGAAACATCTGCACCGCACTACAAGACCCGGGTCCCAGAGGACCATTACAAATAGGACCCGCCGTAGGATCCGTATATAAAAATTGTACGGGAATCTGTGCAGCCTGCTGCTGGATCAGCAGAAATTGTTGGATAGCCGGACAACTACCGGGCCCCAATGGTCCATTACATATTGGTGATTGATTATTGCCAATGGTAACTGGAGCCGGAATAACATTTAATACACCACCGGGTGATCCTGAAAATGGCTGCAATACATTATCTGCAAAGCACTGCATGGTTAGTAACAGTAACCCAGTGACCATCACCAATATATTTTTCATAACCCTCTCCGATCTGGCAGATTATAAAATTGATATTTCGCTATTAGATAAGAGACGTCAATTTAAACATTGGCTAGCAAAAAAGAGGACTTAGAGATCATCATCACAATCGTTCATACAGGATTCCATACACTGTTTTTTGGCAATCGCGCATGCCGAGTCAGTATTTCCATTCCTGACACAGACATCTTCATTATCTTCGCAGTTTTTGAGACAAACACTTTGTTTGCAGGATGCCACGCGTAAATATTTTAAGTCCCCCATGATCATCTTCCCTGTTTTAGGGGTAAATACAGGGGATGATGGTTGAGAGTCAGTTACAGCGGAATGCACAAAGGGTGATAACGAACAGTAAAAAATCAGAAGCAGGAATTTCATTTTGTTGTTCATAATATAAAACCCCAGCAAGATGATTTAAATAGAGTAGTTTAGTTATGAAACTATTTTGGGGTTTTATTCAAATAACACGTTTAACCTAACATTCATTAATGTTTTGAAATATTTTGCTATATTTATCTTTATTGGCAGTTGTAAACCTTGCAAAGGTTAATCACTTGTTTCCGGGAGCCACTCCTCTCCATGGCAGCTCCCCACAACCTTTCGCAATTTAGGATATAGTTACAAACGAAACGTTATAGATCATTAACTTCAGAGAAAAGACGAACATGAGCTGGTTTACGCCGTGGCCGCAGTTAACGCGTGTAGTGATTTTACTTGCCTGTCTGACATTGATTCTGTTCGGGTTACACCTGTCTGCACACCTTATTAATCAGGTGCTGTTGGCGATGCTGCTGTCAATTATGCTGGACCCGCTGGTGAGCTGGTTCGAGCATAAACGCGTCCCACGCATTCTCTCTTCCCTGATGATCATCACGGTATTGCTGGTGATCATCGTGGTGACCATTATCAAACTTACCGTGCTGACGCCAGATTTGATTCTGCTGAGCCGCCAGGCACCGTTGCTGTTGACGGCAAGATTGCAGGAAGTGACTCAGGCCCTCGATCATATCGGCATTGCGCTGGCACCCGATGAAATGCTGGCGTTTGTCGATGCCGGATCCATCGTTCGCTGGGTTACCGCCTTTCTTACGCAAATCCCCGGCGTGCTGTCATGGTGGGTGATGGTTTTCCTGATGCTACTGTTTATGCTGTACGAGTTGCCGCTGCTGAAAAATGCGTTGCACAAACGCGCGCACGGCGATTCCCCGGCATTGTATCGGGCGCTCCAGGAAGGAATCCAAAGCGTCATTGTCTATGCCAGGGTCAAGACATTGACGGGGATTTTTGGT is drawn from Pantoea cypripedii and contains these coding sequences:
- a CDS encoding AI-2E family transporter, with amino-acid sequence MSWFTPWPQLTRVVILLACLTLILFGLHLSAHLINQVLLAMLLSIMLDPLVSWFEHKRVPRILSSLMIITVLLVIIVVTIIKLTVLTPDLILLSRQAPLLLTARLQEVTQALDHIGIALAPDEMLAFVDAGSIVRWVTAFLTQIPGVLSWWVMVFLMLLFMLYELPLLKNALHKRAHGDSPALYRALQEGIQSVIVYARVKTLTGIFGGLIVWGGAQLLGLKFAFFWGVLMFVFNYVPVLGSFMAAIPPVVQSYIAFDLEIAFVIAGFFVLLNLTLSSVLEPLMVGKRLDMSLTSQLLAFLFWQAVLGITGAILAIPLTYLIKKVLLASFRQQQDSVSAVSGQ